One region of Deltaproteobacteria bacterium genomic DNA includes:
- a CDS encoding tetratricopeptide repeat protein has translation MVKGIMDMDRGTLFGDRDGKYHREGLIILLLVALSSVVYMNSIFGGFVLDDMVLIQKNPVIHSLFDIRLLTYRWLRTFSYAVDYSLWGLNPVGYHLSNIFYNTLTVLLVYFLTKRLTKNLTITFVASLLFALHPIHTEAVSYLSGRRDILSALFYLLGFILYLKGRGGGGRLYYAGAFLAYLLSISAKEMGVTLPVLIVAYEILHEIDEDWDAPASTIRLFVRAVRSNLARFRWLITLSILLVAGYLYVDLFLEHASGMVSAKGIKWWGGNPVSNFATVATVLASYMKKLLFPVVLRFDYRMFPLRHSLLDMGVISSLALLAGLLLLSFVFIRRRPAVTFGIWFFFITLLPVMQIIPHHMLMAEHYLYLPSYGFCLLAGILAERIHYRHKLIILFLAAGVLVCLLFFVRTVARNQDWLDTFTLTAEGLRHDPKEPVYHFFRGHAYHLVHLERSAWRELEKAVYPNLYRDSKLFAIRAVILFEQGEYEKGEKETKKALDIDPDDQMALVNGGYFALMMGDNQKALHYYLKVRPDYEGGGHLQNIAKIYLEEGKVKRAEKTMRRALSLHSYRAVFHYDLAEVLIRELKFDQAAEQYKKVLRFAKNDPEPSEYLKDVPQKLKWAERFRQRLSAVKSNMGGGETGREIAYVRLYLDAGNNGEAARRLRSAIGAGDDSYGTRCLLGSALLREGKRDEALKAVEGIKLANGMLSDEELATLVDIFSQNLRINKAIDFVRELIRRHPGKSSYRDQFAALKGMGELQKRWRRLDYEGDPFGAAIAEGDLYVKVGRIKEALRCYESAIQQKPDDPDLLRKLYSFYEPRGYPYRRKAIQTGRTLLKIDPKDSRIALRLWRFYYDKVEDYESALIYLERAVKADHDRADNRKTRSALKTLKQYVRTYKSEVVQ, from the coding sequence ATGGTGAAAGGGATAATGGACATGGATCGTGGAACTCTATTCGGAGATCGTGACGGGAAATACCACAGGGAAGGGCTGATCATCCTTTTGCTGGTGGCGCTTTCATCTGTTGTTTACATGAACTCCATCTTCGGAGGTTTCGTCCTTGACGACATGGTCCTGATCCAGAAGAACCCGGTGATCCATTCTCTTTTCGATATCCGGCTCCTGACCTACCGTTGGCTAAGGACCTTCTCCTATGCCGTCGATTACTCTCTCTGGGGGCTCAATCCGGTCGGGTACCATCTTTCCAATATTTTTTACAACACCCTGACGGTCCTGTTGGTCTATTTCCTCACGAAGCGATTGACGAAGAACCTGACGATCACCTTTGTTGCGTCTCTTCTCTTCGCTCTGCATCCGATTCATACGGAAGCGGTCAGTTATCTCTCCGGGCGGCGGGATATTCTGTCCGCACTGTTCTACCTGCTCGGATTCATCTTGTACCTCAAGGGGAGGGGAGGCGGGGGGCGCCTCTATTATGCCGGAGCCTTCCTTGCCTATCTGCTCAGCATTTCCGCCAAGGAGATGGGGGTGACGCTCCCGGTCCTGATCGTGGCATATGAAATCCTGCATGAAATAGATGAAGACTGGGATGCCCCCGCTTCCACGATTCGTTTGTTTGTGCGTGCCGTCCGATCCAACCTGGCCCGCTTCCGGTGGCTCATCACATTGTCCATTTTGCTGGTCGCGGGATATCTCTACGTCGATCTCTTTCTTGAACATGCCTCCGGGATGGTCAGTGCAAAGGGAATCAAGTGGTGGGGCGGGAATCCGGTCTCCAATTTCGCGACCGTGGCCACGGTGCTTGCTTCCTACATGAAGAAACTGCTCTTCCCCGTGGTTCTCCGCTTCGACTACCGGATGTTTCCGCTCCGGCACTCCCTCCTGGATATGGGGGTAATCTCATCCCTGGCACTGCTTGCCGGGTTGCTTCTGCTTTCTTTCGTATTTATCCGAAGGCGTCCTGCCGTAACATTCGGAATATGGTTCTTCTTCATCACATTATTGCCGGTCATGCAGATCATCCCGCATCACATGCTGATGGCGGAGCATTATCTCTATCTTCCCTCTTACGGATTCTGCCTCTTGGCCGGAATCCTTGCGGAGAGGATCCATTACAGGCATAAACTCATTATTCTCTTCCTCGCTGCCGGGGTTCTTGTCTGCCTGCTCTTTTTCGTCCGTACTGTTGCCCGGAACCAGGACTGGCTCGACACATTCACTCTGACGGCGGAGGGGCTTCGTCACGATCCGAAGGAGCCTGTTTATCACTTTTTCCGGGGGCACGCCTACCACCTCGTTCACCTTGAGCGGAGCGCCTGGCGGGAGTTGGAAAAGGCGGTTTATCCGAACCTCTACCGGGACTCGAAGCTGTTCGCGATCAGGGCCGTGATCCTTTTCGAGCAGGGGGAATATGAGAAAGGAGAGAAAGAGACAAAGAAAGCCCTTGACATAGACCCCGATGATCAAATGGCGCTTGTTAATGGAGGCTATTTTGCCTTAATGATGGGTGACAATCAAAAAGCCCTTCACTATTATCTGAAGGTGCGGCCGGATTATGAAGGAGGGGGACACCTTCAGAACATAGCAAAGATCTACCTGGAAGAAGGAAAGGTCAAACGGGCCGAGAAAACCATGAGACGGGCTCTTTCTCTCCATTCCTACAGGGCTGTATTTCACTATGACTTGGCCGAGGTCCTGATCAGGGAACTTAAGTTTGACCAAGCAGCGGAGCAGTACAAAAAGGTTCTGCGTTTTGCAAAGAACGACCCCGAACCCTCCGAATACTTGAAGGATGTTCCACAGAAGCTTAAGTGGGCTGAACGGTTCAGGCAAAGGCTGTCTGCCGTAAAGAGCAATATGGGGGGCGGAGAAACGGGGAGAGAGATCGCCTATGTCCGGCTGTATCTTGATGCCGGGAACAATGGCGAGGCGGCCAGGAGACTGAGGTCCGCAATAGGTGCGGGAGATGATTCTTATGGGACACGCTGTCTTTTGGGATCTGCTTTGCTGAGAGAGGGCAAGAGGGATGAGGCGCTGAAGGCAGTTGAGGGCATTAAACTTGCGAACGGGATGCTCTCCGATGAGGAGCTTGCAACACTGGTCGATATCTTCTCGCAGAATCTCAGGATTAACAAGGCCATTGATTTTGTGCGTGAACTGATCCGGCGGCACCCGGGGAAGAGCTCATACAGGGATCAGTTTGCTGCATTGAAAGGGATGGGTGAACTGCAGAAGAGATGGCGTCGCCTTGATTATGAAGGAGATCCGTTTGGCGCTGCCATTGCCGAGGGTGATCTTTATGTGAAGGTTGGAAGGATAAAAGAGGCGCTGCGGTGCTATGAGTCGGCTATCCAACAGAAACCTGATGATCCGGATCTGCTCCGAAAGCTTTATAGCTTTTACGAGCCGAGGGGATACCCGTACCGGAGGAAGGCAATCCAGACCGGGCGTACTCTCCTGAAAATCGATCCGAAGGACTCACGGATCGCCCTCCGCCTCTGGCGGTTCTATTATGATAAGGTTGAGGACTACGAAAGTGCTCTCATCTATCTCGAAAGAGCGGTCAAGGCCGATCATGATCGGGCGGACAATCGGAAAACAAGATCGGCCCTTAAAACCTTGAAACAATATGTGCGGACATACAAAAGTGAGGTTGTACAGTGA
- a CDS encoding glycosyltransferase family 4 protein — MKVAIAAIAGALGGPRSYARELVRALTGLAGEDDFYVLTDDRAAWDDAGGEVMELPMRSSYTRPLWDHWKVPRALRSLDVDLFHHTKNVVPLFCPAKCVVTIHDLAPFLYPDTFTFLQGIHLRTHIRFAARRADAVIAVSSNTRDDIIRHFHVPENRVRVVYNGVSPVFSRSPGDGELAGCRARYRLPGRFILYAGTIQPRKQVDMLIRVYHRLREEEGIPHHLVVAGRMGWKSGGLHETVRSLGLNDVVHFTGAVDGHDLPLIYRSAEVFVNPSLYEGFGLTCVEAMACGTPVVASGVSSIPEVVGDAGLLFDPSDEESLFRALLTVIREEGLRELLRQKGIDRARKFSWEKAAAGTLEVYRSVLQNRGGA, encoded by the coding sequence ATGAAGGTAGCTATTGCGGCAATTGCGGGCGCCCTTGGAGGACCGCGCAGTTATGCACGGGAACTCGTCCGTGCCTTGACCGGGCTGGCCGGAGAGGACGACTTCTACGTGCTGACCGATGATCGTGCCGCCTGGGATGATGCGGGCGGTGAGGTTATGGAACTGCCGATGCGTTCTTCCTACACGCGCCCGCTCTGGGATCACTGGAAGGTGCCTCGGGCGTTGAGGTCCCTGGATGTCGATCTGTTCCACCATACGAAGAACGTGGTGCCGCTCTTTTGTCCCGCGAAATGCGTGGTGACCATCCACGACCTTGCACCTTTCCTTTATCCCGATACCTTCACCTTCCTGCAGGGTATCCACCTGCGCACACATATCCGTTTTGCCGCAAGAAGGGCGGATGCGGTCATCGCCGTCTCCTCTAACACCCGGGATGATATCATCCGCCATTTCCATGTGCCGGAGAACCGCGTCCGTGTCGTATATAACGGGGTATCTCCGGTTTTTTCCCGCTCCCCCGGCGACGGGGAACTGGCGGGATGCCGTGCAAGGTATCGCCTCCCCGGCCGGTTCATCCTCTATGCCGGGACGATCCAGCCCCGGAAGCAGGTGGATATGCTGATCCGGGTCTATCACCGGCTGAGGGAGGAGGAAGGAATCCCGCACCATCTGGTGGTCGCGGGACGCATGGGGTGGAAGTCGGGCGGGCTCCATGAAACTGTCCGGTCCCTGGGATTGAACGACGTGGTCCACTTTACCGGCGCCGTCGACGGTCACGATCTTCCCCTGATCTACAGGTCGGCCGAGGTCTTTGTCAACCCAAGCCTCTACGAGGGGTTCGGCCTTACCTGTGTCGAGGCGATGGCATGCGGGACGCCGGTGGTGGCCTCCGGCGTCTCTTCGATCCCTGAAGTGGTGGGGGATGCCGGCCTGCTCTTCGATCCGTCGGACGAGGAATCCCTCTTCCGGGCGCTTCTGACGGTCATCCGTGAGGAAGGGCTGCGGGAACTGCTCCGGCAAAAAGGAATTGACCGTGCCCGAAAATTCTCATGGGAAAAGGCCGCGGCGGGAACGCTGGAGGTCTACAGGTCAGTATTGCAAAACAGGGGAGGCGCCTGA
- a CDS encoding type II toxin-antitoxin system VapC family toxin, translating to MNLETRRGFVSGETPIANWGGEPGGREFDLLLHRSRIEIVNITPEQSELARKAWRIYGKGRHPAGLNLGDCCTYALSKYAGEPLLFKGNDFNQTNLPLISY from the coding sequence ATAAACCTTGAAACCAGAAGGGGTTTTGTCTCGGGTGAAACTCCTATCGCTAATTGGGGGGGTGAACCTGGGGGCCGGGAGTTCGATCTTCTCCTGCATCGCTCCCGGATTGAAATCGTCAACATAACCCCGGAACAGTCCGAACTGGCTAGAAAGGCCTGGAGAATCTACGGCAAGGGGCGGCATCCTGCGGGGCTGAATTTGGGAGACTGCTGTACCTATGCACTCTCCAAATATGCCGGCGAGCCCCTTCTTTTCAAGGGCAACGACTTCAATCAAACAAATCTGCCACTCATCTCCTATTGA
- a CDS encoding tRNA (N6-isopentenyl adenosine(37)-C2)-methylthiotransferase MiaB, with protein sequence MKTKTVYLKNFGCQMNNADAEQLLGVLHRVGYRSADRPEGADLILLNTCAIREKAEQKVFSDLGRLKIFKARDPGVLIGVLGCVAQAEGEKILGREPAVDFVVGTRGMAELPEIIRKAEAGEKSL encoded by the coding sequence ATGAAAACCAAGACCGTCTATCTGAAAAATTTCGGTTGCCAGATGAACAATGCCGATGCGGAACAGCTCCTCGGCGTTCTGCACCGGGTCGGCTACCGGTCGGCGGACCGGCCGGAGGGGGCCGATCTGATCTTGCTGAACACCTGTGCGATTCGCGAGAAGGCGGAGCAGAAGGTATTCAGCGATCTCGGCAGGCTGAAAATTTTCAAGGCGAGGGATCCGGGGGTTCTGATCGGGGTTCTCGGCTGCGTGGCCCAGGCCGAAGGGGAGAAGATCCTTGGCCGGGAACCGGCAGTTGATTTTGTCGTCGGTACCCGGGGGATGGCGGAACTTCCGGAGATCATCCGCAAGGCGGAAGCGGGGGAGAAGAGTCTCTT
- a CDS encoding prepilin-type N-terminal cleavage/methylation domain-containing protein, giving the protein MKREDGFSLIELMVTIAIIGILAAIAIPTYTGYRLKAERSIAWTDLQSLRLLEEQYYAENNAYVEGADTATLKTNLPGFQPDSGSQYDYDVAFSGTNNQTFTARATRKSGTGSDTGSPWTIDNTNTRNW; this is encoded by the coding sequence ATGAAAAGAGAGGATGGTTTTTCCCTGATTGAACTGATGGTGACCATCGCCATTATCGGGATCCTCGCCGCCATTGCCATCCCGACCTACACCGGGTATCGTCTCAAGGCGGAGCGATCCATCGCCTGGACGGACCTGCAGAGTCTGCGGCTCCTTGAAGAGCAGTATTATGCGGAGAATAATGCCTATGTCGAAGGTGCCGATACGGCAACTTTAAAAACCAACCTTCCCGGTTTTCAGCCCGATTCCGGGTCGCAATACGATTATGATGTGGCCTTTTCAGGAACGAACAACCAGACCTTCACTGCTAGAGCCACCCGCAAATCCGGTACCGGCAGTGATACCGGCTCCCCCTGGACGATCGATAATACCAACACCCGGAACTGGTAG